One region of Scophthalmus maximus strain ysfricsl-2021 chromosome 15, ASM2237912v1, whole genome shotgun sequence genomic DNA includes:
- the exd2 gene encoding exonuclease 3'-5' domain-containing protein 2 isoform X2, which produces MSHRGLVTAVITTVLGATLGGLLIWRVYRTKRKRPPSVQKVADPVEALPPAEKELPPQNHREEELAAAECRTTQPPPPVQAQVQIPSSEQLLRVKPVTVNSEEEWERLWPLMQEELSVVPVLGLDCEWVSVKGQASAVSLLQLASFSGLCVLVRLPPFRSGEQTFPLSFVEVLRDPHVLKVGVGCYEDGKRLTRDYGLSLTCTVDLRYLALRQRQTTVNNGLSLKSLAADLLNVSLDKSLELRCSDWEADQLTLEQMNYAARDAQVSVALFLHLLGLRSEAGPAHSSGSCYSELAARCQGLVDVPFRGRGDGDDRAAADGGGGERRRRTMRKPPAYESPESGDQQVPDPRKNNKRKPLGVGYSARKSPLYDNCFLYAPDGQPLCTCDKKKAKWYLDKGIGVLQSEEPFVVKLLFEPSGRPDSQQDYYLTAKENLCVVCGKEDSYIRKNIVPHEYRRHFPTEMKDHNSHDILLLCTSCHAASNVHDGFLKQQLADEFAAPQGCEEGVRLLEDSDRRRVRSAARALLTAGDGLPERRREELQALIRGFLNAKEGQELTSEALQHAAGLETRIFNEAYVPHGLKLVQAHAERGLRGLMDLERRWRQHFLTAMRPRHLPPLWSVDHNHGKFLRKYGEDLPVKLN; this is translated from the exons ATGTCCCATCGAGGGCTCGTGACTGCCGTCATAACGACGGTGCTCGGGGCGACCCTGGGCGGGCTGCTGATATGGCGAGTTTATCGAACCAAAAGGAAGAGGCCGCCTTCCGTCCAGAAGGTGGCCGATCCTGTGGAGGCTCTGCCTCCTGCGGAAAAGGAGCTCCCGCCACAAAACCACCGCGAGGAGGAGCTCGCGGCCGCAGAGTGTCGGACCACACAACCGCCCCCTCCCGTGCAGGCGCAGGTGCAGATCCCTTCTTCGGAACAGCTGCTCCGGGTGAAACCGGTGACGGTGAACTCCGAAGAGGAATGGGAGCGTCTGTGGCCGCTGATGCAAGAGGAGCTGTCGGTTGTCCCTGTGCTGGGTCTCGACTGTGAATGG GTCTCGGTGAAGGGCCAGGCGTCCGCCGTCTCCCTGCTGCAGTTGGCCTCGTTTTCGGGTCTGTGCGTCCTGGTGAGGCTGCCGCCGTTTCGCAGTGGTGAGCAGACGTTCCCGCTCAGCTTCGTGGAGGTCCTGCGAGACCCCCACGTCCTGAAGGTGGGCGTCGGCTGCTACGAAGACGGCAAGCGCCTGACGCGCGACTACGGCCTGTCCCTGACGTGCACCGTCGACCTGCGATACCTCGCCTTGAGACAGAG GCAAACTACAGTGAATAACGGCCTCAGTCTGAAGTCCCTGGCGGCGGATCTGTTGAATGTGTCTCTGGATAAATCTCTGGAGCTGCGCTGCAGCGACTGGGAGGCAGATCAGCTGACGCTGGAACAG ATGAATTATGCCGCCAGAGACGCCCAAGTGTCTGtcgccctcttcctccatctcctcggCCTCCGCTCCGAAGCCGGACCCGCCCACTCCAGCGGGAGTTGCTACTCCGAGTTGGCCGCCCGCTGCCAGGGCCTGGTGGACGTGCCCTTCAGGGGCCGGGGAGACGGAGACGACCGGGCGGCCGCCGACGGCGGAGGCGgcgagaggaggcggaggacgaTGCGGAAACCGCCTGCTTACGAGAGCCCAGAGTCTGGAGATCAGCAAGTCCCAGACCCTCGAAAGAACAACAAGAGGAAACCGCTGGGCGTGGGATATTCGGCCAG GAAGTCTCCTCTCTATGACAACTGCTTCCTGTACGCTCCCGACGGTCAGCCTCTGTGCACCTGCGACAAGAAGAAAGCCAAATGGTACCTGGATAAAGGAATAGGAG TGCTTCAGAGCGAGGAGCCGTTTGTGGTGAAGCTGCTGTTCGAGCCGTCGGGACGTCCCGACTCGCAGCAGGACTACTACCTCACGGCCAAGGAGAACCTGTGTGTGGTCTGCGGCAAAGAGGATTCCTACATCAG GAAGAACATCGTGCCGCACGAGTACAGGCGGCACTTCCCCACCGAGATGAAGGACCACAACTCCCACGacatcctgctgctctgcaccagcTGCCACGCCGCCTCCAACGTGCACGACGGCTtcctgaagcagcagctggccGACGAGTTCGCCGCCCCGCAGGGCTGCGAGGAGGGCGTCCGCCTGCTCGAGGACTCGGACCGGCGGCGGGTGCGCTCGGCCGCCCGCGCCCTGCTCACCGCCGGCGACGGGCTGCCGGAGCGGCGGCGCGAGGAGCTGCAGGCTCTGATCCGCGGCTTCCTCAACGCGAAAGAGGGGCAGGAGCTGACGAGCGAGGCGCTGCAGCACGCGGCTGGTTTGGAGACGAG GATATTCAACGAGGCGTACGTTCCTCACGGCCTGAAGCTGGTGCAGGCTCACGCCGAGCGCGGCCTGCGGGGCCTGATGGACCTGGAGCGCCGCTGGCGGCAGCACTTCCTCACCGCCATGCGCCCGCGCCACCTGCCCCCGCTATGGTCCGTCGACCACAACCACGGAAAGTTCCTGCGCAAGTACGGAGAGGACCTGCCCGTCAAGCTCAACTGA
- the exd2 gene encoding exonuclease 3'-5' domain-containing protein 2 isoform X1, translating into MSHRGLVTAVITTVLGATLGGLLIWRVYRTKRKRPPSVQKVADPVEALPPAEKELPPQNHREEELAAAECRTTQPPPPVQAQVQIPSSEQLLRVKPVTVNSEEEWERLWPLMQEELSVVPVLGLDCEWVKTNGVSVKGQASAVSLLQLASFSGLCVLVRLPPFRSGEQTFPLSFVEVLRDPHVLKVGVGCYEDGKRLTRDYGLSLTCTVDLRYLALRQRQTTVNNGLSLKSLAADLLNVSLDKSLELRCSDWEADQLTLEQMNYAARDAQVSVALFLHLLGLRSEAGPAHSSGSCYSELAARCQGLVDVPFRGRGDGDDRAAADGGGGERRRRTMRKPPAYESPESGDQQVPDPRKNNKRKPLGVGYSARKSPLYDNCFLYAPDGQPLCTCDKKKAKWYLDKGIGVLQSEEPFVVKLLFEPSGRPDSQQDYYLTAKENLCVVCGKEDSYIRKNIVPHEYRRHFPTEMKDHNSHDILLLCTSCHAASNVHDGFLKQQLADEFAAPQGCEEGVRLLEDSDRRRVRSAARALLTAGDGLPERRREELQALIRGFLNAKEGQELTSEALQHAAGLETRIFNEAYVPHGLKLVQAHAERGLRGLMDLERRWRQHFLTAMRPRHLPPLWSVDHNHGKFLRKYGEDLPVKLN; encoded by the exons ATGTCCCATCGAGGGCTCGTGACTGCCGTCATAACGACGGTGCTCGGGGCGACCCTGGGCGGGCTGCTGATATGGCGAGTTTATCGAACCAAAAGGAAGAGGCCGCCTTCCGTCCAGAAGGTGGCCGATCCTGTGGAGGCTCTGCCTCCTGCGGAAAAGGAGCTCCCGCCACAAAACCACCGCGAGGAGGAGCTCGCGGCCGCAGAGTGTCGGACCACACAACCGCCCCCTCCCGTGCAGGCGCAGGTGCAGATCCCTTCTTCGGAACAGCTGCTCCGGGTGAAACCGGTGACGGTGAACTCCGAAGAGGAATGGGAGCGTCTGTGGCCGCTGATGCAAGAGGAGCTGTCGGTTGTCCCTGTGCTGGGTCTCGACTGTGAATGGGTAAAGACCAACGGC GTCTCGGTGAAGGGCCAGGCGTCCGCCGTCTCCCTGCTGCAGTTGGCCTCGTTTTCGGGTCTGTGCGTCCTGGTGAGGCTGCCGCCGTTTCGCAGTGGTGAGCAGACGTTCCCGCTCAGCTTCGTGGAGGTCCTGCGAGACCCCCACGTCCTGAAGGTGGGCGTCGGCTGCTACGAAGACGGCAAGCGCCTGACGCGCGACTACGGCCTGTCCCTGACGTGCACCGTCGACCTGCGATACCTCGCCTTGAGACAGAG GCAAACTACAGTGAATAACGGCCTCAGTCTGAAGTCCCTGGCGGCGGATCTGTTGAATGTGTCTCTGGATAAATCTCTGGAGCTGCGCTGCAGCGACTGGGAGGCAGATCAGCTGACGCTGGAACAG ATGAATTATGCCGCCAGAGACGCCCAAGTGTCTGtcgccctcttcctccatctcctcggCCTCCGCTCCGAAGCCGGACCCGCCCACTCCAGCGGGAGTTGCTACTCCGAGTTGGCCGCCCGCTGCCAGGGCCTGGTGGACGTGCCCTTCAGGGGCCGGGGAGACGGAGACGACCGGGCGGCCGCCGACGGCGGAGGCGgcgagaggaggcggaggacgaTGCGGAAACCGCCTGCTTACGAGAGCCCAGAGTCTGGAGATCAGCAAGTCCCAGACCCTCGAAAGAACAACAAGAGGAAACCGCTGGGCGTGGGATATTCGGCCAG GAAGTCTCCTCTCTATGACAACTGCTTCCTGTACGCTCCCGACGGTCAGCCTCTGTGCACCTGCGACAAGAAGAAAGCCAAATGGTACCTGGATAAAGGAATAGGAG TGCTTCAGAGCGAGGAGCCGTTTGTGGTGAAGCTGCTGTTCGAGCCGTCGGGACGTCCCGACTCGCAGCAGGACTACTACCTCACGGCCAAGGAGAACCTGTGTGTGGTCTGCGGCAAAGAGGATTCCTACATCAG GAAGAACATCGTGCCGCACGAGTACAGGCGGCACTTCCCCACCGAGATGAAGGACCACAACTCCCACGacatcctgctgctctgcaccagcTGCCACGCCGCCTCCAACGTGCACGACGGCTtcctgaagcagcagctggccGACGAGTTCGCCGCCCCGCAGGGCTGCGAGGAGGGCGTCCGCCTGCTCGAGGACTCGGACCGGCGGCGGGTGCGCTCGGCCGCCCGCGCCCTGCTCACCGCCGGCGACGGGCTGCCGGAGCGGCGGCGCGAGGAGCTGCAGGCTCTGATCCGCGGCTTCCTCAACGCGAAAGAGGGGCAGGAGCTGACGAGCGAGGCGCTGCAGCACGCGGCTGGTTTGGAGACGAG GATATTCAACGAGGCGTACGTTCCTCACGGCCTGAAGCTGGTGCAGGCTCACGCCGAGCGCGGCCTGCGGGGCCTGATGGACCTGGAGCGCCGCTGGCGGCAGCACTTCCTCACCGCCATGCGCCCGCGCCACCTGCCCCCGCTATGGTCCGTCGACCACAACCACGGAAAGTTCCTGCGCAAGTACGGAGAGGACCTGCCCGTCAAGCTCAACTGA